The window ATCTAGATTCTAGACGTACTATTTTCTGCCTTGGTAGTGTAGCGGCAACAccctatttttcattaaaaaacaggATTCATTTCTGTCTGTAGATTACTGGTGCAGAAGGACAAAGTAGACTGAAGTGGCCAAGGGGCCATCTCAATCtccatttttgtgttttctggtgGAAGTAACACTCCTTTGTGAAATAACACTTCTAATCCACAAAGCTCAAACTTATGCATATAAGTCATTAGGAGTAATAACAGAAGGATTCATTTCATCTCCCCTTACGTCAGTTCTCAGACTTATACATTCTTGTTATTAGAGAATGGACACAATCCTTTGGCTGCTGGTTCAGAGTATATTCTGCTTTGGGTGGACACATGGGGCTGTACTAGGTGTTGGCACAGGGCCAGTGCAGTAACTGAGCCTCAAGTAAACTGTTTCATATTCTACCAGGTCACCTCCTTCTGAGTGGTGGAATACACAGAGACTTGCCAGTATTATTTAGGACATAATTATAATTCTCTCATTGACTTGTGAGGTCACTTTTGCCAAAGACCAAGTTCTCAAATACACATACATGAATTTCTGagctctcctttctgtctctatactACTTATTTCTTCCTGCACCAATAGCGTGCTCTTTTTTATTACTAAagcatagttttgttttgttttttactaggAAGAGTGAGGGCCTATATTATTTGCCCTTTacaaaattgttttataatttcatgAAAATTTTGGAAATCTGATTGTCGGGGTGACTTCAAAATTTATGCAGGGATTTGGGTTGGAATTATATTGGCTTTATAGATTAGCTTGAACAAAATTCACAACTCTATATTATTTTGTCATTCTGGTAAAATGCATTCATAAGATAACACACTGATGATAGAGCTCAACTAGATTTGGTAGACTTACTAAAATTTTAGGTTTTTGCAAAACATCTCAATGTTCTTAATTAGAGTTTCTAGGGGCAGCGCCCTGGAAAATATAATTCAACCCTCTTTTGATTCTTAGAAACACTGAAGTTGAATGTCATTGGACAAATACATCAGTCTTCTGATTACAATTCAGTAAACCTTTTCCACTTGGTCTGTTGCATTACAGTCTTAATTGTGGTGGGCTCTGCTTCAGAATCCATCACAACTTTCAAATGGACTCAACTTTCAAAGCATACATGGGCTAATTATGCTCATGACTTCAACTCCCCAGGCTCCTCAACTGAGGCCACCTTTGAGAAACTggtgacattattttttccaaaatgaacTTGACTCCTAATTAACCCCAAGACAACAGCTCCAGGGCAGTAGATCTAACCTCAGGAGTCCAGTGATTACAGTACATGCTTCTAATAACCACAGCCCATGTTGGTCATCAGAACTTCTGAAGATGGTGACTTATCTGGAGAAGCTGGGAATCCTGATAGATGGAGGAAGCTAGCTCTGTTGATTCAGATGAGAATTTCTATCTCAAGGCAGCTTCCCTCTCATTTGCTGTTATTTCCTCAGGCTCTGATTTGTGGCTGTGGTGCTACTTGTCAGGAGACTCCCAAATACTGAATAGCTGCTTCTCTCTAAATTAGAAGGGAGAGAGTAATGTAAGTACTTACTGAGCGGTGGGAACATTGACCTAGCTTGGGAATTTGTGGGGACTGGACTTGAATGATGAGTAGTGTTTGAGAAAGCCTCTTTCTGTGCCCCCCATGGAGATCAGTGATGGCATTTCTGGTAAGTAGCAGAGTTAAAAAGGAGAATCAAAGGCTACCTTTCACTGAAGGTACTAACAGTGACTGGGAATGGACTTTATAATTCTCTGAATTtcgctgggtgtagtggctcacccctgtaatcccaacactttgggaggccaaagtgggtgaatcacctgaggtcaggagtttgagaccagcctggccaacatgatgaaaccctgtctctactaaaaataaaaaaaattggccaggcatggtggcatgcacctgttatcccagctactcgggaggctgaggcaggagaattgcttgaacctgggaggcagaggttgcagtgagctgagaccatgccattgcactccagcctgggcgacagagtgagactcccatctgaaaaaaaaaaaatctgaattattCTTGAAGATCATATTGGGTCATTCTTACTCACagctagattttattttcttttttcttttccttccttccttcctttcttccttatttccttccttcctttcttgcttatttccttcctcctttccttctttccttccttccttcctcctctactTCTTTGTTCATTGGTGGACTCATGGATTAAATGAAACAGATACTCCACTTGTCTCTCATCTCTCACTCTTCTACTTCTCTTTCTGCTGTGTACTCCTGGATGTATACTTTTAGGTATAATTGAAATCTAGTACTTAAACTCCATTTTAATATGGCAATctggagaaattaaaaatttttattcgtATCTAAGAAGTTAAAAATTCTACTCCTTTATTATCTGAAGCTGCCTACATAATTTCTCTCAGTTAACTGAGtgatgtttttcttaaaataaatatttgtatttcttaaaagTTTTACATGTGAAACCTCTGTAGATTGCCTTCTTCTGGGGGAACCCAGCACCCTCAAGTACTTTGTTTCTATTTAAATCCAGATTACACAAAATCCCAGTGGAGCATCTgaggaattagaaaaataaaacactgaagtAGCATCTCGAAGGATCATAGCCTGAATTCTATTCATAGGttctaaaatatcaaaattaaggGGATTTTGAGATCATCTAACTAGAGAGTCTTTGATTCTCTGAGCAAAAAAGGCTCCTAGGGGTCATAGTACTCAGATACTATCTTAGTCAAAATTCCTCTGTAAAATGTTCAGGGATCCTCTGCTTCAGTGCCTTCCACGTATCCCAACAGTTTATTCCATTACTGTTTATGCTAtccctttaattaaaaaaaaacaaaaaactaaatattgAAGGTAGGTACCTCATCTAAAGTCACACAAGACTAGACCTGAAACCTAAATCTTTTCACATCACCCTAAAAAtctttcatcttcattttacagcttgaaggtattttgtaggatgagaatttttattttcctggtcTTATGTCTTTCTATCAGTACAGATGGCAACACACTATGGTGGTCCCTAATGGCATCTTGAGCAAATGGGGGATGCCTTCTCAGATGCACCATGGAGCTGAATCCATAGATCATAAAAAGGCAATTATATCGATCACACGATTCATTTAGGATATGGATTTATATTAATACTATGTAAAAATCCACTGGACTAGAATCAGCTGTCCTCATGTGCCTGACCAAAAAATAATCCAAGCAATTCTCTTTGGTATCAGTTAGATACAGGTACTCCTTCAGAATCAGAGCATTCTAGCTTCCGTGGTTTACATTATTCATCATATTCAGTCAAGAGAAGGCCTAGTGGTGGTTAGAGGTTGATTAGTTGAAAGAAGATTCAAATGAAAGTCTTTTGGGAAAGCAATGAGGCAAGGCTAAGCAATGACCGTAAGTTTAGATTTCCTCATTGTTTTGAATAGACAGGAATTCATTTGTCCAGGAGGAGGTATTATGTAGGGAAACTTTTACCTTTCTGTATATAAAAACATGTAACtaatacacacactcatatacacaaatacaaatGGAGGTATACATGGTgtttactttttctatgtttacatataATAGTAATATCTTTATAGTTATActaatgttattaaaataagtaattatatTAACTAAGTTTAGCACCAGTTTCTagtaagtaagaaagaaaaaaatcatcttcaAATTCTATGAATAGATATAATGAATTTCAGGAATGCCTGATGAATTAACTTAGggttcagaaaacaaaaaaaagttgctattgaatagaaaaatggaaaagtaacAGCAACAAAATTCTGGTAGCAGATGCCAATAATTTCCCAAAACAAACTGATGTAGTAACTTTGGAAGAATATAAATGAAGACTGGATACCAGCAAGACATGCTAGATGATTTTCTATCCAGATAGTGCTTTTTTTACTTATTAGGTTGGGTTACTGAAAAatgtttctgtgaaaaaaattagGGCTAAGATGACTTTAgaaataatttgttatagcagtttGCAAAATATTCTTAGTGGCAGAATGTTCAAAAGAAATCTTATTAACATAACAATATACAAAAGATACAAAGCCTATGGTTTACAGCAGGAGAGGGGAAACTGGCAAAATTCCCAAGTGTGCCATTCTCTCTCACACTCTGTAGCAAGCTCTGTCATTTCTGCAAAACTCTTATTTCTCTGAGTTTCTCCAAGTTATCTCAGCATGGAAAAGTGAAGTTGTTATAAAATGCCACAGAGTCAATCATCTCTCTTTACCACCCTAGTGACTGTTCTCTTcctgaaaaaagaattttttttctttatactaatgcactaatatatttttttaaattttactttatttatttatttttgagacagattctcactgtgtcacccagtctggagtgcagaggcacaatcttggctcactgcaacctccacctcccatgctcaagtgaatctcatgcctcagcctcccaagtagctgggattacaggcgtgtgctgccattcctggctaatttttgtacttttagtaaagacgaggtttcgccatgttgcccaggctggtcttgaacccctgccctcaagcaatccacctaccttggcttctcaaagtgctgagattacaggtgtgagccaccacatccggctaatgttattttttgtttcactgtTGACTCAATGTTTCAACTTGTGTAACGTCGAATAGTATTTCTTATCGTTCTCTTGGAGATATAAAAAGTTCCCAATAAATAGATGTGTGCTCACATCTTTACTTAGAGATCATGGAATACTTTATCTCCTTTCTCATTTCATGGTTGGATAAACTGAGGTCCACATGATTATGTCTGAacattattcattctttcattctataTTCTGATCAGCTTCAGGTAGCTGAAGTTAACGTTTTTCACTTTGGAGAGTGAGTTAACTTGGGTTTTTAGTAAGTGACAAAAACAACAATCTATATGTTACATAAGAAGGAAAACTATTAGCAAATTTCCTAATCCTTGGACAGAGAGATAACCTGTTCTTCACATTAGAGAAGGCCTCCAAACTGGCTATCagttattcttttgcatattttgCCTTATTCTTCTTTTAGCAGGCATTTTAATGGGGGAATGAAGAATTCCATCAAATATCTGGAAATGGCTGCCACCTGCAAACTTTGTGTGAAATTTCCCATACATTTCCACTCTCCTTTCTGGATCTTGGTTTCTACTTCTGTCCCTGACTCTCCTGTGTAGAAGTGCTCTCCATGGAGCGGATCAATGAGACTGTGGTGAGAGAGTTCGTCTTCCTCGGCTTCTCATCCCTGGCCAGGCTGCAGCAGCTGCTCTTTGTTATGTTCCTGCTCCTCTACCTGTTCACACTGGGCACCAATGCAATCATCATTTCCACCATTGTGCTGGACAGAGCCCTTCATActcccatgtacttcttccttgCCATCCTCTCTTGCTCTGAGACTTGCTACACCTTTGTCATTGTACCCAAGATGCTGGTTGACCTGCTGTCCCAGAAGAAGACCATTTCTTTCCTGGGCTGTGCCATCCAAatgttttccttcctcttccttggcTGCTCTCACTCCTTCCTGCTGGCAGCCATGGGCTATGATCGCTACATGGCCATCTGTAACCCACTGCACTACTCAGTGCTCATGGGACATGGGGTGTGTATGGGACTAGTGGCTGCTGCCTGTGCCtgtggcttcactgtctccctggTCACCACCTCCCTAGTATTTCATCTGCCCTTCCACTCCTCCAACCAGCTCCGTCACTTCTTCTGTGACATCTCCCCTGTCCTTAAACTGGCATCTCAGCACTCCGGCTTCAGTCAGCTGGTCATATTCATGCTTGGTGTATTTGCCTTGGTCATTCCTCTGCTACTTATCCTAGTCTCCTACATCCGCATCATCTCTGCCATTCTAAAAATCCCTTCCTCCGTTGGAAGATACAAGACCTTCTCCACCTGTGCCTCCCATCTCATTGTGGTAACTGTTCACTACGGTTGTGCCTCTTTCATCTACTTAAGGCCCAAGACCATTTACACTTCAAGCCAAGACACCCTAATATCTGTGCCATATACCATCCTTACCCCATTGTTCAATCCAATGATTTatagtctgagaaataaagaattcAAATCAGCCCTACAAAGAACAATCAGCCAAACTTTATATCCTCTTAAttaaaaagccattttttaaacTACTAATGCCTAGTACATGCCAGGCAAAATgtgtgttttatacatttttttcatttaattgtcCAGCTCCAATGTAACATaagaatattttacatatgacatcaggatgatgctggcctcataaaatgtgttagggaggattccctctttttctatcgactggaatagtttcagaaggaatggtaccagttcctccttgtacctctggtagaattcggctgtgaatccatgaggtcctggactctttttggttggtaagctattgattattgctacaatttcagagcttgttattggtctatccagagattcaacttcttcctggtttagtcttcagagggtgtatttgtcgaggaattgatccatttcttctagattttctagtttatttgctaccatcagagtgaacaggcaa of the Symphalangus syndactylus isolate Jambi chromosome 12, NHGRI_mSymSyn1-v2.1_pri, whole genome shotgun sequence genome contains:
- the LOC134734752 gene encoding olfactory receptor 10K1 is translated as MERINETVVREFVFLGFSSLARLQQLLFVMFLLLYLFTLGTNAIIISTIVLDRALHTPMYFFLAILSCSETCYTFVIVPKMLVDLLSQKKTISFLGCAIQMFSFLFLGCSHSFLLAAMGYDRYMAICNPLHYSVLMGHGVCMGLVAAACACGFTVSLVTTSLVFHLPFHSSNQLRHFFCDISPVLKLASQHSGFSQLVIFMLGVFALVIPLLLILVSYIRIISAILKIPSSVGRYKTFSTCASHLIVVTVHYGCASFIYLRPKTIYTSSQDTLISVPYTILTPLFNPMIYSLRNKEFKSALQRTISQTLYPLN